In Kogia breviceps isolate mKogBre1 chromosome 19, mKogBre1 haplotype 1, whole genome shotgun sequence, a single genomic region encodes these proteins:
- the DBF4B gene encoding protein DBF4 homolog B isoform X2: MMMHVQQLSLDAPCVKKQGPKKPEGTCPAESRTRKVARLKAPFLKVEDESRKFRPFHHQFKSFPEISFLGPKDASPFEAPTTPGSSHHTREAKDQEPSQRSAACTVPRRKKGYCECCQEAFEELRGHLQSPQHRGFALEARPYAEVDRIVAQLSHGFADIPFQASLPGQPGSLASDCDPLCPETPPPSQPSCLRAASPRRRKEDNHEAPDASEHDGTVGGMKAPAEPVEAGKIPGPIARHQELGGSADVSVDPRETPASRSPAYQSLLTSSGFAGPSSGPDLAPVGSKRKVQFPSGSAEKRPGVSWPQASFFVPRAPSPCGTRTASGKHLLSLPLPGYEPRPLASLQPVCHQQTCLSLTGPFPGQPTGRPADFWATQSPWPGGGWPPASKDSEGAASGPVSQQAEQLPSGPAAPGQLPAHLHSAAGTQTPGGPAESQATSLPSPLPASGGASCSRWFWTPQPLPVSQSQPQPSANRELLL; encoded by the exons GGAACATGTCCAGCAGAGTCAAGAACACGGAAAG TGGCCAGACTGAAGGCACCGTTCCTCAAAGTCGAAGATGAGAGCAG GAAGTTTCGTCCTTTCCACCATCAGTTTAAATCCTTTCCTGAAATTTCTTTTCTGGGACCCAAAGACGCAAGTCCCTTTGAGGCCCCGACGACTCCAGGCAGCTCACACCATACCAG agaAGCCAAGGACCAGGAGCCAAGCCAGCGATCGGCCGCCTGCACGGTGCCCAGGAGGAAGAAGGGGTACTGCGAGTGCTGCCAAGAGGCCTTCGAGGAGCTGCGCGGG CATCTTCAGAGCCCCCAGCACCGGGGCTTTGCCCTGGAAGCCCGCCCGTACGCCGAAGTGGATCGGATCGTCGCCCAGCTGAGCCACGGCTTTGCGGACATCCCCTTCCAGGCCAGCCTCCCCGG GCAGCCAGGCTCCTTGGCTTCCGATTGTGACCCTCTGTGTCCTGAGACTCCGCCTCCCAGCCAGCCTTCCTGTCTCAGGGCAGCATCTcccaggaggaggaaagaagacaATCACGAGGCCCCAGACGCCTCAGAGCACGATGGGACAGTGGGCGGCATGAAAGCACCAGCTGAACCTGTGGAGGCTGGCAAGATACCTGGACCAATAGCAAGGCACCAGGAGCTGGGAGGGTCGGCTGACGTCTCTGTGGACCCCCGAGAGACACCAGCGTCCAGGAGCCCTGCTTACCAGAGCCTGCTGACCAGCTCTGGATTTGCTGGACCCTCCTCTGGCCCAGACCTGGCACCTGTGGGCAGCAAGCGGAAGGTTCAGTTCCCCAGTGGCAGTGCCGAGAAGAGGCCAGGGGTGTCCTGGCCACAGGCCTCATTCTTCGTCCCGAGAGCCCCCAGCCCCTGTGGCACCAGGACAGCCAGTGGCAAgcatcttctctcccttccccttccaggCTATGAGCCCAGGCCTCTGGCCTCCCTCCAGCCCGTGTGCCACCAGCAGACCTGCCTCTCCCTCACGGGCCCCTTTCCCGGGCAGCCCACAGGCAGGCCAGCCGACTTCTGGGCCACACAGTCCCCCTGGCCTGGGGGAGGATGGCCCCCAGCATCTAAGGATTCTGAGGGCGCAGCCTCTGGCCCAGTCTCCCAGCAGGCTGAGCAGCTCCCCAGCGGCCCCGCAGCTCCCGGCCAGCTGCCAGCCCACCTGCACTCAGCTGCGGGCACACAGACCCCAGGAGGACCTGCAGAGAGCCAGGCTACCTCTCTGCCCTCACCCCTTCCAGCCAGCGGCGGGGCCAGCTGCTCCCGATGGTTCTGGACACCCCAGCCTCTCCCTGTCTCCCAGTCCCAACCCCAGCCCAGTGCCAACAGAGAACTACTCCTATGA